The Microcoleus sp. FACHB-672 genome includes a window with the following:
- a CDS encoding glycosyltransferase family 2 protein has protein sequence MKHTTIAVLITCFNRKQKTLGSLEALFKQVLPPEVSLSVYLVDDASTDGTAESVRQAYSAVKILHGDGNLFWNGGMRMAFEEAIKEDYDYYLWLNDDTILDPEAVNVLLTTSNRLASEGDTAAVIAISTRDPETSEFTYGGMLQSRWWHPLNLDPLPPTQEAQPCDTICGNCVLIPRQVVERVGNLDPAFVHYAGDWDYGLRAKQQGCTVWIAPGYLGTCSQNPKPAERTEVQLRQELNKVGQPKGLALQDVTLQPMEEWKVLTQRHCGLLWPIYWLLPYRRVLWISLLGGLKGKK, from the coding sequence ATGAAACACACTACTATCGCAGTCCTGATCACTTGTTTCAACCGCAAGCAGAAGACTTTAGGAAGTCTGGAGGCGCTGTTTAAGCAAGTTCTTCCTCCTGAAGTTTCCTTAAGCGTGTATCTTGTGGATGACGCAAGTACAGATGGCACAGCAGAGTCCGTACGCCAAGCCTATTCTGCCGTTAAGATTCTTCACGGGGATGGAAATTTGTTTTGGAATGGCGGGATGCGGATGGCGTTTGAGGAGGCGATTAAGGAGGATTATGATTATTACCTCTGGCTCAATGATGACACCATCCTCGATCCAGAAGCGGTGAATGTGCTGCTGACAACCTCGAATCGGCTTGCCTCTGAGGGTGATACGGCAGCCGTGATCGCCATCTCTACTCGCGATCCCGAAACCAGCGAATTTACCTATGGCGGGATGCTGCAAAGTCGTTGGTGGCATCCATTGAACTTAGATCCCCTGCCGCCCACTCAAGAAGCACAGCCTTGTGACACGATATGCGGTAACTGTGTGCTGATTCCGCGCCAGGTGGTGGAAAGGGTGGGCAATTTAGATCCGGCTTTTGTCCATTATGCCGGCGATTGGGACTACGGTTTGCGTGCGAAACAGCAAGGATGTACAGTCTGGATAGCTCCAGGCTATTTAGGAACGTGCTCGCAGAATCCGAAGCCGGCGGAAAGAACAGAGGTGCAACTGCGTCAGGAATTAAATAAAGTTGGTCAACCGAAAGGTTTAGCGCTTCAGGATGTTACCCTTCAACCGATGGAAGAGTGGAAGGTGCTGACTCAGCGGCATTGCGGTTTATTGTGGCCAATTTATTGGTTGCTTCCCTACCGGCGCGTATTGTGGATTTCTTTGCTAGGCGGGCTAAAAGGTAAAAAATAA